ACACGGCCCCCGAGTCTTGCAGCAACGTCGCATTATCGTCAACGACCCCGACAACCCCGTCGGGGAAGAAACCGAATCTGAAATTGTCCGCAGTGAAATGCTAGAACAATTGAGCATTCGCATTGCTCAACAACTGGAGTACTGGGCAACCCAGCTTTCCAAGCAAAACACGCCAATCCCCAATCCCCAACAGCCCGAGACTCACTGATGCGACTGCGCCCCGAACAACTCTCGGCGCATTTGCAAAAACCACTGCAAGCCGCCTATTTGGTTACCGGCGACGAGCTGCTGCTGACCCAAGAAGCCTGTGACAAAATCCGCCAAAGCTGCCGGCAACAAGGCATTGAAGAACGAGAAGTCCTGGAAGTAGAGCGAGGCTTTGACTGGAACCAGCTGTTATCCGCGGGCAGCAGTATGTCGTTATTCGCCGACCGTAAACTCATTGAGTTGCGCCTTGGCGGCGGCAAAATGGATCAAAAAAGCTCCGCCGCCCTGCAAGAATTTTTAACCCAAAGTGATGGCAGCAACATCCTGCTGGTCAGCTGTGGTCGCTTAGACAGCCGCAGCATGAACGCAAAATGGGTAAAAGCGCTGGATGGCGCAGGTGCAGTTATTCAAGTCTGGCCCGTAGAACGACGTCAACTAAGCCAATGGATATCCCAGCGAATGCAAGACCGGGGAATGCAAGCTGACAGTGTTGCCATTGAGTTGTTAGCTGACCGGGTTGAAGGCAATTTATTAGCTGCCGATCAAGAAATTGAAAAGCTCCGAGTACTTGTTGGCGAGCGCCCTATCAACGCCGATATTGTTGCCAGCGCCGTGGCCAGCAGTGCCCGTTACGATGTGTTTAAACTCATTGATGCCGCACTGGCAGGCAACGCCGCCCAAGCCCTGCAAATGTACAGCAGCCTCAGCGCCGAAGGCAGCGAAGAAATTCCCATGCTCGGCGCCATCAGCCGAGAACTCCGCACCCTCTACCAATGCGCCACCGCCATTGAACAAGGCAACGGCATAGAGCGAGTACTGGAAAACCACAGAGTGTGGGACAAACGCAAAGGCCTCTACAAACGCTGCCTAAGCAAACACAACGTCAGCTCATTAGCTAAACTGCTGCAACTGGCAGGT
The DNA window shown above is from Spongiibacter sp. IMCC21906 and carries:
- the holA gene encoding DNA polymerase III subunit delta, whose product is MRLRPEQLSAHLQKPLQAAYLVTGDELLLTQEACDKIRQSCRQQGIEEREVLEVERGFDWNQLLSAGSSMSLFADRKLIELRLGGGKMDQKSSAALQEFLTQSDGSNILLVSCGRLDSRSMNAKWVKALDGAGAVIQVWPVERRQLSQWISQRMQDRGMQADSVAIELLADRVEGNLLAADQEIEKLRVLVGERPINADIVASAVASSARYDVFKLIDAALAGNAAQALQMYSSLSAEGSEEIPMLGAISRELRTLYQCATAIEQGNGIERVLENHRVWDKRKGLYKRCLSKHNVSSLAKLLQLAGRIDPALKGQSAENGPLLMTELVATLAGKTLLR